Proteins encoded in a region of the Vicia villosa cultivar HV-30 ecotype Madison, WI linkage group LG5, Vvil1.0, whole genome shotgun sequence genome:
- the LOC131601155 gene encoding probable zinc metallopeptidase EGY3, chloroplastic, giving the protein MATLSPFSYTYSSKKHSSFLSLPSKKLKTTSFNFKSFSSLKDQNKTNSSPASIAPNKQDNINNNSNSKDNNSISDDVGRETNEDEKDQQEMDWKTDQEFKNFMGNPSIEAAIKLEKKRTDRKLKELDDERTKNNPIVGVFNNLVRRNLVMEKERLEKVEETFKALDLNKLKSCFGFDTFFATDVRRFGDGGIFVGNLRRPIDEVIPKLEKKLSDEAGREVVLWFMEEQKDDITKQVCMVQPKAEMDLQFELTNLSNPFGYLSSIALAVTTFGTVALMSGFFLKPDATFDDYLANVVPLFGGFLFILGVSEIATRVTAARYGVKLSPSFLVPSNWTGCLGVMNNYESLLPNKKALFDIPVARTASAYLTSLALAVAAFVADGSFNGGDNALYIRPQFFYNNPLLSFIQLVIGPYTDDLGNVLPYAVEGVGVPVDPLAFAGLLGMVVTSLNLLPCGRLEGGRIAQAMFGRSTATLLSFGTSLLLGIGGLSGSVLCLAWGLFATFFRGGEEIPAKDEITPLGESRYAWGIVLGLICFLTLFPNIGGTFSNSFLSDPFFRG; this is encoded by the exons atgGCAACACTTTCTCCATTTTCTTATACTTACTCTTCCAAGAAAcactcttcttttctttctttaccCTCCAAAAAACTCAAAACCACTTCCTTCAACTTCAAATCATTCTCATCTCTCAAAGACCAAAACAAAACCAATTCATCACCAGCTTCCATTGCTCCTAACAAAcaagacaacataaacaacaacagcAATAGCAAAGATAATAACAGTATCAGTGATGATGTTGGAAGAGAAACAAACGAGGATGAAAAAGACCAACAGGAAATGGATTGGAAAACTGATCAAGAGTTCAAGAACTTTATGGGAAATCCATCCATTGAAGCAGCAATCAAGCTGGAGAAGAAGAGAACTGATAGAAAGTTAAAGGAGCTTGATGATGAAAGAACTAAGAATAATCCAATCGTTGGTGTTTTCAACAACTTGGTTCGTAGAAATTTGGTTATGGAAAAAGAAAGACTAGAAAAAGTTGAGGAAACTTTCAAAGCTCTTGATCTCAATAAG TTGAAGAGTTGTTTTGGTTTTGACACGTTTTTTGCAACGGATGTTCGAAGATTTGGCGACGGAGGGATTTTCGTTGGGAATTTAAGGAGACCAATTGATGAAGTGATTCCCAAGTTAGAGAAGAAACTCTCTGATGAGGCAGGTAGAGAAGTTGTTTTATGGTTTATGGAAGAACAAAAAGATGACATTACCAAACAG GTTTGTATGGTGCAACCAAAAGCAGAAATGGATCTCCAATTTGAGTTAACTAATCTGAGCAACCCCTTTGGCTATTTAAGTTCAATTGCATTAGCAGTTACTACTTTTGGAACAGTTGCTTTGATGAGTGGCTTCTTCCTTAAACCTGATGCTACTTTCGATGATTATCTTGCTAATGTTGTGCCTCTATTTGGTGGTTTCTTGTTTATTCTTGGAGTTTCCGAG ATAGCCACCAGAGTAACTGCGGCGCGTTATGGTGTTAAACTCAGTCCTTCGTTCTTGGTGCCGTCGAATTGGACAGGTTGCTTAGGAGTGATGAATAATTATGAATCTCTTCTCCCAAATAAGAAAGCTCTTTTCGATATTCCTGTAGCGCGTACTGCTAGTGCATATTTGACTTCATTGGCACTTGCTGTTGCTGCATTTGTGGCTGATGGAAGCTTTAACGGCGGCGATAATGCATT GTACATAAGGCCTCAATTTTTCTATAACAACCCTTTGCTTTCTTTTATCCAATTAGTTATCGGGCCTTACACGGACGACCTAGGAAATGTGTTGCCCTATGCTGTCGAAGGTGTTGGTGTTCCTGTTGATCCACTTGCATTTGCCGGACTTTTAG GGATGGTGGTGACTTCTTTGAACTTGTTACCTTGTGGAAGACTCGAAGGAGGGCGAATCGCGCAAGCCATGTTCGGAAGAAGCACGGCTACATTGTTATCTTTTGGTACATCATTATTGCTTGGTATTGGTGGCCTAAGTGGGAGTGTTTTGTGTTTAGCATGGGGATTATTTGCAACCTTCTTTAGGGGAGGAGAAGAAATACCTGCAAAAGACGAGATTACGCCTCTAGGGGAAAGTAGATATGCTTGGGGCATTGTTCTTGGTCTTATTTGTTTTCTTACTCTTTTCCCTAACATTGGAGGGACTTTCTCCAATTCATTTCTAAGTGATCCATTTTTTAGGGGGTAA
- the LOC131601156 gene encoding probable zinc metallopeptidase EGY3, chloroplastic, producing the protein MHTPQTLPSIQFTINPKMATLSPFPYTLSPFKTPNSKKLKTTSFNFKSFSSLKDENNTNNGDAGRETNEDEAIANYLRNASLKASTKRDKRVYDRMLKMLDDVRTRKSINATKRKANFNNFVRQMMVREKERLQKAEKAFTDLDLNKLKSCFGIDTFFATDVRRVGDRGIFIGNLRRPIDEVIPKLEKKLSDAAGREVVLWFMEEQQEVVVEEEEEEEEDDITTRQVCMVQPKELLDLQFESTNLSNPFGNLSSIASAVTTFGIVFLMSGAFLKPNVTFGDYVASFVPLLDGFLFIFGVSEIATKVTAARYGVKLSPSFLVPSVWTCCFGVMNNYESLLPNKKALFDISVARTASAYLTSLALAVAALVAHGSFSGGDNALYIRPGFFDKDPLLSFIQLVIGPYTDNLGLVLPPAVEGFGVPVDPLAFAGLLGMVATSLNLLPWRQLEGGRIAQAMFGRSTATLLSYGSLLLLGIGALRGGDLCLAWGLIAIAFRGEEEIPAKDEITPLGESRYTWGIFLGLICILTLFPNIGGTLSNSFLSDPFFGDKM; encoded by the exons ATGCACACTCCACAAACACTTCCTTCAATTCAATTCACCATCAATCCAAAAATGGCGACACTTTCTCCATTTCCTTATACCCTCTCTCCCTTCAAAACCCCCAATTCCAAAAAACTCAAAACCACTTCCTTCAACTTCAAATCATTCTCATCTCTCAAAGACGAAAACAATACCAACAACGGTGATGCTGGAAGAGAAACAAACGAGGATGAAGCGATCGCGAACTATCTGAGGAATGCATCACTTAAAGCATCAACCAAGCGGGATAAGAGGGTATATGATAGAATGTTAAAGATGCTTGATGATGTAAGAACAAGAAAAAGTATTAATGCTACAAAAAGAAAGGCTAATTTTAACAACTTTGTTCGTCAAATGATGGTTAGGGAAAAAGAAAGgctacaaaaagctgaaaaagctttCACAGATCTTGATCTCAATAAg TTGAAGAGTTGCTTTGGTATTGACACATTTTTTGCGACGGATGTTCGAAGAGTTGGCGACAGAGGGATTTTCATTGGGAATTTAAGGAGACCGATTGATGAAGTGATTCCCAAGTTAGAGAAGAAACTCTCTGATGCAGCAGGTAGAGAAGTTGTTTTATGGTTTATGGAAGAACAACAAGAAGTagtagtagaagaagaagaagaagaagaagaagatgacatTACCACCAGACAG GTTTGTATGGTGCAACCAAAAGAACTACTGGATCTCCAATTTGAGTCAACTAATCTGAGCAATCCCTTTGGCAATCTAAGTTCAATTGCATCAGCAGTTACTACTTTTGGAATAGTTTTTTTGATGAGTGGCGCTTTCCTTAAACCTAATGTTACTTTTGGTGATTATGTTGCTAGTTTTGTGCCTCTATTGGATGGTTTCTTGTTTATTTTTGGAGTTTCCGAG ATAGCCACCAAAGTAACTGCTGCTCGTTATGGTGTTAAACTCAGTCCTTCGTTCTTGGTACCGTCAGTTTGGACATGTTGCTTTGGAGTGATGAATAACTATGAATCTCTTCTCCCAAATAAGAAAGCTCTTTTCGATATTTCTGTAGCGCGTACTGCTAGTGCATATTTGACTTCATTGGCACTTGCTGTTGCTGCACTTGTGGCTCATGGAAGCTTTAGTGGTGGAGACAATGCATT GTACATAAGGCCTGGATTTTTTGATAAGGACCCTTTGCTTTCATTTATTCAATTAGTTATCGGGCCATACACAGACAACCTAGGATTAGTGTTGCCCCCTGCTGTCGAAGGTTTTGGAGTTCCTGTTGATCCACTTGCTTTTGCTGGACTTTTAG GGATGGTGGCGACTTCTTTGAACTTGTTGCCATGGCGGCAACTCGAAGGAGGGCGAATCGCGCAAGCCATGTTCGGAAGAAGCACTGCTACATTGTTATCTTATGGTTCATTATTATTGCTTGGTATTGGGGCTCTACGCGGGGGTGATTTGTGTTTGGCATGGGGATTAATTGCAATCGCCTTTAGGGGAGAAGAAGAAATACCTGCAAAAGATGAGATCACACCTCTAGGGGAAAGTAGATATACTTGGGGTATTTTTCTCGGTCTAATCTGTATTCTCACCCTTTTTCCAAATATTGGAGGGACTCTCTCCAATTCGTTTCTAAGTGATCCATTTTTCGGGGATAAGATGTAA
- the LOC131601159 gene encoding protein POST-ILLUMINATION CHLOROPHYLL FLUORESCENCE INCREASE, chloroplastic, protein MAATNASIFTSTKPCFSVTPSLPTHTITNTFGSNFLNVSLPRSSYLMRQRHVNVRHVINAASSVATSPTEEIQEYKLPSWAMFEFGKAAVYWKTMSGVHPTSGENVKLFYNPAAAKLAPSEEFGIAFNGGFNQPIMCGGEPRAMLRKDRGKADSPIYSIQICVPKHALNLIFSFTNGEDWDGPYRLQFRVPKPLQNKPIEFFNEGLAEELGKEGACEKAIFPDTTTVIEKCAMIGNLSKEGGDRCDLNLVLGCVDPSSPLYDPLANVDDGSCPIEVDSDSEE, encoded by the exons ATGGCTGCAACTAATGCTTCAATCTTTACTTCAACAAAACCTTGCTTCTCTGTCACACCCTCTCTTCCTACTCATACCATAACAAACACTTTtg GTAGTAATTTTTTGAATGTTTCATTACCAAGATCTTCTTACCTTATGAGGCAGAGACATGTGAATGTTAGACATGTAATCAATGCTGCTTCTTCTGTTGCAACAAGTCCTACTGAGGAGATTCAAGA GTACAAGCTACCTTCATGGGCTATGTTTGAATTTGGGAAGGCTGCAGTTTACTGGAAAACCATGAGTGGTGTCCATCCTACTTCA GGTGAAAATGTTAAACTTTTCTATAATCCTGCTGCAGCAAAACTTGCTCCAAGTGAAGAATTCGGAATTGCTTTTAATG GAGGTTTTAATCAGCCGATTATGTGTGGTGGTGAACCAAGAGCTATGCTAAGAAAGGATAGAGGAAAAGCGGATTCTCCTATATATTCCATTCAAATATGTGTTCCTAAACATG CATTAAACTTGATCTTCTCATTTACAAATGGAGAAGATTGGGATGGTCCATATAGATTGCAGTTTCGAGTTCCCAAACCCTTGCAGAACAAGCCAATAGAATTCTTTAATGAG GGCTTGGCAGAGGAACTAGGTAAAGAAGGAGCATGTGAAAAAGCAATATTTCCAGACACAACTACAGTTATAGAAAAATGTGCTATGATTGGTAATTTGTCAAAAGAAGGG GGTGATCGCTGTGATCTGAATCTTGTTCTTGGGTGCGTTGATCCGAGTTCGCCTTTGTACGATCCACTAGCCAATGTAGATGATGGATCATGTCCAATTGAAGTGGATTCTGACTCTGAGGAATAA
- the LOC131601158 gene encoding probable zinc metallopeptidase EGY3, chloroplastic isoform X2, with protein MATLSPFPHTPSPFKTPNSKKLKTTSFNFKLFSSLKDENNNNNGDAGRETNEYEAFANYLRNPSLKTSLKSLKASLKASIKRNKMLNDRMLKELDEDFNKYPILANFDNDTRRMLVRKKERLQKAEETFTDLDLNKLNSCFGFDTFFVTDIPRYDDGGIFYGNLKGPIDEVIPKLEKKLSDAAGREVVLWFYQEEEQQQQEEEEEEYNITRQVCVVQPKEQLDLQFESNNLSNPFGYLSSIALAVTTFGTVASMSGSFLTPNATFGDYLASVVPLFGGFLFILGVSEIATRVTAARYGVKLSPSFLVPSIWTGCFGVMNNYESLLPNKKALFDISVARTASAYLTSLALAVAAFVAHGSFNGGDNALYIRPEFFDNNPLLSFIQLVIGPYTDDLGVVLPYAVEGVGVPVDPLAFAGLLDLDTTRLLRLNG; from the exons ATGGCAACACTTTCTCCATTTCCTCACACTCCCTCTCCTTTCAAAACCCCCAATTCCAAAAAACTCAAAACCACTTCCTTCAACTTCAAATTATTCTCATCTCTCAAAGAcgaaaacaataacaacaacggTGATGCTGGAAGAGAAACAAACGAGTATGAAGCGTTCGCGAACTATCTGAGGAATCCATCACTTAAAACATCACTTAAATCACTTAAAGCATCACTTAAAGCATCAATCAAGCGGAATAAGATGTTAAATGATAGAATGTTAAAGGAGCTTGATGAAGATTTCAACAAGTATCCAATTCTTGCTAATTTTGACAACGATACTCGTCGAATGTTGGTTAGGAAAAAAGAAAGgctacaaaaagctgaagaaactTTCACAGATCTTGATCTCAATAAg TTGAATAGTTGCTTTGGTTTTGACACGTTTTTTGTGACGGATATTCCAAGATATGACGACGGAGGGATTTTCTATGGGAATTTAAAGGGACCAATTGATGAAGTGATTCCCAAGTTAGAGAAGAAACTCTCTGATGCAGCTGGTAGAGAAGTTGTTTTATGGTTTtatcaagaagaagaacaacaacaacaagaagaagaagaggaagaatatAACATTACTAGACAG GTTTGTGTGGTGCAACCAAAAGAACAACTGGATCTCCAATTTGAATCAAATAATCTGAGCAATCCCTTTGGCTATCTAAGTTCAATTGCATTAGCAGTTACTACTTTTGGAACAGTTGCTTCGATGAGTGGCTCTTTCCTTACACCTAATGCTACTTTTGGTGATTATCTTGCTAGTGTTGTGCCTTTATTTGGTGGTTTCTTGTTTATTCTCGGAGTTTCCGAG ATAGCCACCAGAGTAACTGCAGCGCGTTATGGTGTTAAGCTCAGTCCTTCGTTCTTGGTGCCGTCAATTTGGACAGGTTGCTTTGGAGTGATGAATAACTATGAATCTCTTCTCCCAAATAAGAAAGCTCTTTTCGATATTTCTGTAGCGCGTACTGCTAGTGCATATTTGACTTCATTGGCACTTGCTGTTGCTGCATTTGTGGCTCATGGAAGCTTTAATGGTGGAGACAATGCATT GTACATAAGGCCTGAATTTTTCGATAACAACCCTTTGCTTTCATTTATTCAATTAGTTATCGGGCCTTACACGGACGACCTAGGAGTTGTGTTGCCCTATGCTGTCGAAGGTGTTGGAGTTCCTGTTGATCCACTTGCTTTTGCTGGACTTTTAG ATCTGGATACAACCCGGTTATTAAGATTGAACGGTTGA
- the LOC131601158 gene encoding probable zinc metallopeptidase EGY3, chloroplastic isoform X1 encodes MATLSPFPHTPSPFKTPNSKKLKTTSFNFKLFSSLKDENNNNNGDAGRETNEYEAFANYLRNPSLKTSLKSLKASLKASIKRNKMLNDRMLKELDEDFNKYPILANFDNDTRRMLVRKKERLQKAEETFTDLDLNKLNSCFGFDTFFVTDIPRYDDGGIFYGNLKGPIDEVIPKLEKKLSDAAGREVVLWFYQEEEQQQQEEEEEEYNITRQVCVVQPKEQLDLQFESNNLSNPFGYLSSIALAVTTFGTVASMSGSFLTPNATFGDYLASVVPLFGGFLFILGVSEIATRVTAARYGVKLSPSFLVPSIWTGCFGVMNNYESLLPNKKALFDISVARTASAYLTSLALAVAAFVAHGSFNGGDNALYIRPEFFDNNPLLSFIQLVIGPYTDDLGVVLPYAVEGVGVPVDPLAFAGLLGMVVTSLNLLPWWQLEGGRIVQAMFGRSTASRLYFGSVLLLGIGVLRGGDLCLAWGLFAISFRGGEEIPAKDEITPLGESRYTWGVFFGLICILTLFPNIGGTFSNSFLSDPFFRG; translated from the exons ATGGCAACACTTTCTCCATTTCCTCACACTCCCTCTCCTTTCAAAACCCCCAATTCCAAAAAACTCAAAACCACTTCCTTCAACTTCAAATTATTCTCATCTCTCAAAGAcgaaaacaataacaacaacggTGATGCTGGAAGAGAAACAAACGAGTATGAAGCGTTCGCGAACTATCTGAGGAATCCATCACTTAAAACATCACTTAAATCACTTAAAGCATCACTTAAAGCATCAATCAAGCGGAATAAGATGTTAAATGATAGAATGTTAAAGGAGCTTGATGAAGATTTCAACAAGTATCCAATTCTTGCTAATTTTGACAACGATACTCGTCGAATGTTGGTTAGGAAAAAAGAAAGgctacaaaaagctgaagaaactTTCACAGATCTTGATCTCAATAAg TTGAATAGTTGCTTTGGTTTTGACACGTTTTTTGTGACGGATATTCCAAGATATGACGACGGAGGGATTTTCTATGGGAATTTAAAGGGACCAATTGATGAAGTGATTCCCAAGTTAGAGAAGAAACTCTCTGATGCAGCTGGTAGAGAAGTTGTTTTATGGTTTtatcaagaagaagaacaacaacaacaagaagaagaagaggaagaatatAACATTACTAGACAG GTTTGTGTGGTGCAACCAAAAGAACAACTGGATCTCCAATTTGAATCAAATAATCTGAGCAATCCCTTTGGCTATCTAAGTTCAATTGCATTAGCAGTTACTACTTTTGGAACAGTTGCTTCGATGAGTGGCTCTTTCCTTACACCTAATGCTACTTTTGGTGATTATCTTGCTAGTGTTGTGCCTTTATTTGGTGGTTTCTTGTTTATTCTCGGAGTTTCCGAG ATAGCCACCAGAGTAACTGCAGCGCGTTATGGTGTTAAGCTCAGTCCTTCGTTCTTGGTGCCGTCAATTTGGACAGGTTGCTTTGGAGTGATGAATAACTATGAATCTCTTCTCCCAAATAAGAAAGCTCTTTTCGATATTTCTGTAGCGCGTACTGCTAGTGCATATTTGACTTCATTGGCACTTGCTGTTGCTGCATTTGTGGCTCATGGAAGCTTTAATGGTGGAGACAATGCATT GTACATAAGGCCTGAATTTTTCGATAACAACCCTTTGCTTTCATTTATTCAATTAGTTATCGGGCCTTACACGGACGACCTAGGAGTTGTGTTGCCCTATGCTGTCGAAGGTGTTGGAGTTCCTGTTGATCCACTTGCTTTTGCTGGACTTTTAG GGATGGTGGTGACTTCTTTGAACTTGTTGCCATGGTGGCAACTCGAAGGAGGGCGAATAGTGCAAGCCATGTTCGGAAGAAGCACTGCTTCACGGTTATATTTTGGTTCAGTATTATTGCTTGGTATTGGTGTCCTACGCGGGGGTGATTTGTGTTTGGCATGGGGATTATTTGCAATCTCCTTTAGGGGAGGAGAAGAAATACCTGCAAAAGATGAGATCACACCTCTAGGGGAAAGTAGATATACTTGGGGTGTTTTTTTCGGTCTAATCTGTATTCTCACCCTTTTTCCAAATATTGGAGGGACTTTCTCCAATTCATTTCTAAGTGATCCATTTTTTAGGGGATAA
- the LOC131601154 gene encoding phosphatidylcholine:diacylglycerol cholinephosphotransferase 1-like yields the protein MNGGATSSSGDASAVKRRRSSPTVHSDAVNGTDSNSMTKNTSLFSQASFLKWTLSDVVHVATHHWMPCLFACGLLFFMAVEYTLLMVPSSSPPFDLGFIATRSLHRILESSPELNNLLAALNTVFVAMQTSYILWTWLIEGRPRATISTLFMFTCRGILGYSTQLPLPQDFLGSGVDFPVGNVSFFLFFSGHVAGSMIASLDMRRMKRWEMAWTFDVLNVLQAVRLLGTRGHYTIDLVVGLGAGYLFDSFAGKYVEDSKKRIAKHSGNGHASKNDLGA from the exons ATGAACGGCGGCGCCACCTCCTCCTCCGGTGACGCCTCCGCCGTGAAACGCAGACGCAGCAGCCCAACCGTCCATTCCGACGCCGTTAACGGGACGGATTCAAATTCAATGACGAAGAATACTTCTCTCTTTTCTCAAGCTTCCTTTCTGAAATGGACATTATCGGATGTTGTACACGTGGCGACTCATCATTGGATGCCTTGTTTGTTTGCTTGTGGGCTTTTGTTCTTCATGGCCGTGGAGTACACGCTCCTCATGGTTCCTTCTTCTTCTCCGCCGTTTGATTTGGGGTTCATCGCCACGCGCTCTCTTCATCGGATTCTCGAGTCTTCGCCTGAGCTTAACAATCTTCTCGCCGCACTCAATACG GTGTTTGTGGCAATGCAAACGAGTTATATCTTATGGACTTGGTTGATTGAAGGGCGTCCTAGAGCAACAATTTCTACACTTTTCATGTTTACATGTCGTGGGATTTTGGGGTATTCCACCCAGCTACCATTGCCTCAG GATTTCTTGGGTTCTGGTGTGGACTTTCCTGTCGGAAACGTATCATTCTTCTTGTTTTTTTCCGGCCACGTGGCGGGTTCGATGATAGCTTCCTTAGACATGAGGAGGATGAAGAGGTGGGAGATGGCATGGACATTTGATGTATTGAATGTTTTACAAGCTGTGAGGTTGCTTGGTACAAGAGGCCATTACACTATTGATTTGGTTGTTGGATTAGGTGCTGGCTATTTATTTGATTCTTTTGCTGGTAAGTATGTTGAAGATAGCAAGAAGAGAATAGCTAAACATAGTGGCAATGGTCATGCTTCAAAAAATGATTTGGGTGCATGA